A single region of the Vibrio chagasii genome encodes:
- the xsc gene encoding sulfoacetaldehyde acetyltransferase → MSEQEKRTVVSGTVTMTPSEAFVETMVANDVTDMFGIMGSAFMDAMDIFAPAGIRLVPVVHEQGAAHMADGYSRVSGRHGVVIGQNGPGISNCVTAIAAAYWAHSPVVIVTPETGTKTMGLGGFQECNQLPMFQEFTKYQGHVTHPDRMAEYTGRCFDRAMSEMGPTQLNIPRDYFYGETQTEIPQPARLDRGPGGEKSLNEAADLIAEAKFPVIISGGGVVMADAVQECAALAERLGAPVVNSYLHNDSFPASHPLWCGPLGYQGSKAAMKLMAQADVVIALGTRLGPFGTLPQHGMDYWPKNAKIIQIDADNKMLGLVKKISVGICGDAKAAAVALTERLEGRALLCDDNKGARQDTVATEKALWEKELDEWTHERDSFSLDMIEENSHETPFSGGEYLHPRQVLRELEKAMPEDVMVSTDIGNINSVANSYLRFEKPRSFFAAMSFGNCGYAFPTIIGAKAAAPHRPAISYAGDGAWGMSLMETMTCVRHNIPVTAVVFHNRQWGAEKKNQVDFYNRRFVAGELDNQSFAEIARAMGAEGITVDKLEDVGPTLQKAIDMQMNEGKTTIIEIMCTQELGDPFRRDALSKPVRFLDKYKDYV, encoded by the coding sequence ATGAGTGAGCAAGAAAAACGTACGGTTGTTTCCGGCACAGTAACAATGACACCATCAGAAGCGTTCGTTGAAACTATGGTCGCCAATGATGTCACCGATATGTTCGGCATCATGGGTTCGGCATTTATGGATGCAATGGATATCTTTGCTCCTGCTGGCATTCGATTGGTCCCAGTGGTACACGAGCAAGGTGCTGCTCACATGGCAGATGGTTACTCTCGAGTCTCTGGTCGCCACGGTGTCGTTATCGGTCAGAATGGACCGGGTATCAGTAACTGTGTAACAGCAATCGCAGCAGCGTATTGGGCACACAGCCCTGTTGTAATTGTGACGCCAGAGACCGGCACTAAAACAATGGGCTTAGGTGGTTTCCAAGAGTGTAACCAACTTCCAATGTTCCAAGAGTTTACTAAGTATCAAGGGCATGTAACGCACCCTGACCGTATGGCGGAGTACACAGGGCGATGCTTTGACCGCGCAATGAGCGAGATGGGGCCTACTCAACTTAACATCCCACGTGACTACTTCTACGGTGAGACTCAAACCGAGATCCCTCAACCGGCACGCTTAGACCGTGGCCCAGGTGGTGAAAAATCTCTGAATGAAGCGGCAGACCTGATTGCTGAAGCGAAATTCCCTGTCATCATTTCTGGTGGCGGTGTGGTAATGGCTGACGCGGTTCAAGAGTGTGCAGCGCTGGCTGAAAGACTGGGTGCGCCAGTAGTAAACAGCTACCTACACAATGACTCGTTCCCAGCAAGTCACCCATTATGGTGTGGTCCACTAGGTTACCAAGGTTCGAAGGCTGCAATGAAGTTGATGGCTCAAGCGGACGTGGTTATTGCTCTTGGTACTCGCCTTGGTCCATTCGGCACATTGCCTCAACACGGTATGGATTACTGGCCGAAGAACGCAAAAATCATTCAGATTGATGCGGACAACAAGATGCTTGGCTTGGTTAAGAAGATCTCTGTGGGTATTTGTGGTGATGCGAAAGCGGCTGCAGTGGCATTAACCGAGAGATTGGAAGGTCGTGCACTGCTGTGTGATGACAACAAAGGTGCTCGCCAAGACACCGTCGCAACAGAAAAAGCGCTGTGGGAAAAAGAGCTTGATGAGTGGACGCACGAGCGTGACTCATTCAGCTTAGACATGATCGAAGAAAACTCGCATGAGACTCCTTTCTCTGGTGGTGAATATCTTCACCCACGCCAAGTACTTCGTGAACTTGAAAAAGCGATGCCAGAAGACGTAATGGTCTCAACGGATATCGGTAACATCAACTCGGTCGCAAACAGCTACTTACGTTTTGAAAAACCGCGAAGCTTCTTTGCGGCAATGAGTTTCGGTAACTGTGGCTATGCGTTCCCGACCATCATTGGTGCGAAAGCAGCAGCACCTCATCGTCCAGCTATCTCTTACGCAGGCGACGGCGCGTGGGGCATGAGCCTGATGGAGACCATGACGTGTGTTCGTCACAACATTCCTGTGACTGCGGTGGTATTCCACAACCGTCAATGGGGCGCAGAGAAGAAGAACCAAGTCGACTTCTACAACCGACGTTTTGTCGCTGGTGAACTAGACAACCAAAGCTTTGCAGAGATCGCTCGAGCAATGGGTGCTGAAGGTATCACGGTTGATAAGCTAGAAGATGTTGGCCCAACTCTACAAAAAGCCATCGACATGCAAATGAACGAAGGCAAAACAACCATCATTGAGATCATGTGTACTCAAGAACTGGGCGACCCGTTCCGTCGAGACGCATTGTCTAAACCGGTTCGTTTCCTAGATAAATACAAAGATTACGTATAA
- a CDS encoding FRG domain-containing protein has product MNNKRYISSLKELYQIIDSYIKECNEPCGLIYNVCDYENNNLMPSLGRSNRKNLRRVEQDLLSTVRIYGGHSLHSHDINDWLLMCLAKKQGFPTRLLEWSDNLLNALWALCHSQSKDCINITKAIDFERVSDFFTPCGVEKTQIFHVVDCDQQEQRKDKWYSIHPFKEGCNDAIQPLYDEQGYSNGLVSVHVLPSAKVNLIKELISMNVLNEPTEYKEETLVDLKNESHVDGNKVMGKDGSNIELQVNTHDRTLEQYGRKYHQDFDFD; this is encoded by the coding sequence ATGAACAATAAACGGTATATAAGCTCACTCAAAGAACTGTATCAAATAATTGATTCATATATTAAAGAGTGCAACGAACCTTGTGGGTTGATTTATAACGTTTGTGATTACGAAAACAATAACTTGATGCCTAGCTTGGGTCGTTCTAATCGTAAGAACTTACGCCGAGTCGAACAAGATTTGCTTTCAACGGTTCGTATCTATGGTGGGCATTCATTGCACTCTCACGACATAAATGATTGGTTGCTGATGTGCTTAGCAAAGAAGCAGGGATTTCCCACTCGTTTACTTGAATGGAGCGATAACCTGCTTAATGCGCTGTGGGCTTTGTGTCATAGTCAGAGTAAAGACTGCATTAATATTACTAAAGCAATTGATTTTGAGAGAGTTAGTGATTTCTTTACACCATGTGGTGTTGAGAAAACTCAGATATTTCATGTTGTTGATTGTGATCAGCAAGAACAACGTAAGGACAAATGGTATTCCATTCATCCGTTTAAGGAAGGTTGCAATGATGCCATTCAACCTTTGTACGACGAGCAAGGATATTCAAACGGTCTAGTATCCGTTCATGTTCTTCCGTCAGCCAAAGTAAATCTGATAAAGGAGTTAATATCCATGAATGTGTTAAATGAACCTACAGAGTATAAAGAAGAGACACTGGTTGATTTGAAAAATGAATCACACGTCGATGGAAATAAGGTTATGGGTAAAGATGGAAGCAACATCGAATTACAAGTTAATACTCATGATCGAACTTTGGAACAATATGGACGAAAGTACCATCAAGATTTTGACTTCGACTAA
- a CDS encoding nuclear transport factor 2 family protein: protein MNMQTNAATFVLENQVDTAFLQSFSDAWNNHDIEALMSFMTEDCVFHTVAGEGLVGNTIEGYEAVRKSFELVWQNFPDAAWSDPVHFVCGDRAVSESTFSATNPDGSIIEARMVDVFTLKDGKISVKNAFRKTRPLLTPTS, encoded by the coding sequence ATGAATATGCAAACCAATGCAGCGACATTCGTGCTGGAAAACCAAGTCGACACAGCCTTTTTACAGTCATTCAGTGATGCTTGGAATAACCATGATATCGAAGCATTAATGTCGTTCATGACTGAAGATTGTGTATTCCATACTGTGGCTGGCGAAGGCTTAGTTGGAAATACTATCGAAGGGTACGAAGCGGTTCGAAAGAGCTTTGAATTGGTTTGGCAGAACTTCCCAGACGCCGCTTGGAGCGATCCTGTCCACTTTGTGTGCGGTGATCGCGCTGTGAGTGAATCAACGTTTTCTGCTACAAACCCGGATGGCAGCATTATTGAAGCTCGCATGGTTGATGTATTTACTCTGAAAGACGGAAAAATCAGCGTAAAAAATGCCTTCCGTAAAACAAGACCTCTTTTGACTCCCACAAGCTAG